One uncultured Hyphomonas sp. genomic region harbors:
- a CDS encoding DNA polymerase IV: protein MSLLCRDCFRFELTDGHSCPACKSHRVVCHPVLHTLTVAHIDCDAFFAAIEKRDNPALNDKPVIVGGGERGVVLTCCYIARLYGVRSAMPMFQALKLCPEATVVKPSRGKYSEAAAIVREKMEALTPLVQPVSIDEAYLDLSGTEAIHKAPPAASLARLAAEIEQELRITVSVGLSANKFLAKTASELDKPRGFAVISPAEAEALLESRPVGFLHGVGPKFAAKLEQDGFETIGDLQKAELKALIGRYGETGMWLKRVAHGQDNRPVRTDDERKSVSAETTFRTDISDLAALEDQLWKLCVKTSDRAKQIGVVGSVITLKLKTSTFKPLTRRVSLSEPTQIAQSIFRAARPLLAREVDGRRKYRLIGIGISELSDHRADETDLLDPRIARRAAAERASDAARAKFGQDAVMTGRAARMGQKQKE from the coding sequence ATGAGCCTGTTGTGCCGGGATTGTTTTCGCTTCGAACTCACAGACGGGCACTCCTGCCCCGCCTGCAAGAGCCATCGTGTGGTTTGCCATCCTGTCCTGCACACGCTGACTGTCGCCCACATAGATTGCGATGCCTTTTTCGCGGCGATCGAGAAACGTGACAACCCCGCCCTGAACGACAAGCCTGTTATCGTCGGCGGCGGAGAACGCGGCGTGGTCCTCACCTGCTGCTACATTGCCCGGCTGTACGGCGTCCGGTCAGCGATGCCGATGTTCCAGGCCCTGAAGCTCTGCCCGGAGGCAACGGTAGTGAAGCCCAGCCGAGGCAAATATTCCGAAGCCGCCGCGATTGTGCGGGAGAAGATGGAGGCCCTCACACCGCTGGTACAACCCGTTTCCATTGACGAGGCGTATCTCGACCTCTCCGGGACCGAAGCGATCCACAAGGCCCCGCCCGCCGCGTCACTCGCCCGGCTCGCGGCAGAAATAGAACAGGAACTCCGCATCACGGTTTCAGTGGGTCTCTCTGCCAACAAATTCCTCGCCAAAACAGCCAGCGAGCTCGACAAGCCGCGCGGCTTCGCCGTCATCTCACCAGCCGAGGCCGAAGCGCTTCTCGAATCCCGCCCGGTGGGTTTCCTTCATGGGGTGGGACCAAAATTCGCTGCGAAGCTCGAACAGGACGGGTTTGAAACGATCGGAGACCTGCAGAAAGCGGAGCTGAAGGCCCTGATCGGACGGTATGGCGAAACCGGCATGTGGCTGAAGCGTGTCGCACACGGGCAGGACAATCGCCCCGTCCGCACGGATGATGAGCGCAAATCCGTATCTGCGGAAACCACTTTCAGGACAGACATTTCCGATCTTGCCGCATTGGAAGACCAGCTCTGGAAACTGTGTGTCAAAACCTCCGACCGGGCCAAGCAGATCGGTGTTGTCGGCTCGGTCATCACCCTCAAGCTGAAGACGTCCACCTTCAAGCCGCTTACCCGGCGCGTGTCCCTGTCAGAACCGACCCAGATCGCGCAATCGATCTTCCGGGCGGCTCGTCCGCTGCTCGCACGGGAAGTTGATGGGCGGAGGAAGTACCGGCTGATCGGTATCGGCATTTCCGAACTCTCGGATCATCGCGCAGACGAAACCGATCTCCTTGACCCGCGCATCGCCCGGCGTGCGGCCGCGGAACGTGCTTCGGACGCCGCGCGGGCAAAGTTTGGCCAGGACGCCGTCATGACCGGCCGTGCGGCACGCATGGGCCAGAAGCAAAAGGAATAG
- a CDS encoding RidA family protein — protein MSTPEARLDALGITLPEPMKPVATYVAYVQTGNLLFISGQVSATAEGRMLGRLGENMELSAGQHAARQCGINIISQCKAALGDLSRVKRVVKLGGFVNAHPDFKDIPQVINGCSDLMVEVFGDAGRHARSAVACPVLPLGVAVEVDAVIEIAD, from the coding sequence ATGAGTACCCCTGAAGCCCGTCTCGATGCGCTCGGCATCACCCTGCCCGAGCCGATGAAACCTGTCGCGACCTATGTGGCCTATGTGCAAACCGGGAACCTGCTTTTCATCTCGGGTCAGGTCAGCGCCACCGCAGAAGGCCGTATGCTCGGCCGCCTTGGCGAAAACATGGAACTCTCCGCAGGTCAGCACGCTGCGCGCCAGTGCGGCATTAATATCATCTCGCAATGCAAGGCAGCTCTGGGTGATCTTTCCCGTGTGAAACGCGTGGTCAAGCTCGGCGGTTTCGTGAACGCCCATCCGGACTTCAAGGATATTCCTCAAGTCATCAATGGATGTTCGGATCTGATGGTTGAAGTGTTCGGTGATGCCGGCCGTCACGCCCGCTCTGCCGTTGCCTGCCCGGTTCTGCCCCTCGGTGTTGCGGTAGAGGTCGATGCCGTTATCGAGATCGCCGACTAG
- a CDS encoding glycerophosphodiester phosphodiesterase family protein — protein sequence MATPFDPRKFRYAHRGLWSANGPPENSLEAFRRARMAGLGIEFDVRPARDGTPVVFHDDTLDRLTKRSGKTEELNAKELGRLSLAGSSEHLPTFLELLRIWPYQLPLLTELKIDGKTDPEAFARRVGDRLAHWKGFAAAMSFSEKAVRALPMGLMRGQLIGPTSKVGDDAFDAVLERAVADQVDYLAVHTSDIERAALKSQGSNLPIVVWTVRGEDELERCKEHGAAVIFEHLDPELVSQRLNP from the coding sequence ATGGCCACGCCGTTCGATCCCCGCAAGTTCCGCTACGCGCATCGCGGCCTGTGGTCGGCGAACGGCCCGCCTGAGAACTCGCTCGAAGCTTTCCGGCGTGCCCGCATGGCCGGTCTGGGCATTGAGTTCGATGTTCGTCCGGCCCGCGATGGCACGCCGGTTGTTTTCCACGATGACACGCTGGACCGGCTGACCAAACGGTCCGGCAAGACCGAGGAGCTGAATGCGAAAGAACTCGGCAGACTCTCGCTCGCCGGGTCGTCGGAACATCTGCCGACATTCCTCGAACTCCTGCGGATATGGCCATACCAGCTGCCGCTATTGACCGAACTGAAGATCGACGGAAAGACCGACCCGGAGGCCTTCGCGCGCCGGGTCGGCGACCGCCTGGCGCACTGGAAAGGCTTCGCGGCCGCGATGAGCTTTTCTGAAAAGGCGGTCCGCGCCTTGCCCATGGGACTGATGCGGGGGCAACTGATCGGGCCGACCTCCAAGGTCGGTGACGACGCGTTCGACGCAGTCCTAGAGCGCGCAGTTGCAGACCAGGTCGATTATCTCGCGGTCCATACGTCCGACATCGAGCGTGCTGCCCTGAAATCTCAAGGCAGCAATCTGCCCATCGTCGTCTGGACCGTACGCGGTGAGGACGAACTGGAGCGTTGCAAGGAGCATGGCGCGGCCGTCATCTTTGAACATCTGGACCCGGAACTGGTCTCGCAGCGCCTGAACCCCTAG
- a CDS encoding GNAT family N-acetyltransferase — protein MDETTFRIDIATGLSEVDPDEWNAVANPPGIRRDPFLSWEFLEALESSGAATPDTGWIPRHILVRDVNDVLRGAMPLYGKTHSRGEFVFDHSWADAFERAGGSYYPKLLSAVPFTPVTGRRRLTSPGPDEARIRALLLSAAVSFAEQNKLSSLHINFLEEEESQSLMLNGMLCRTDQQFHWLNRDYDSFDDFLAELSSSKRKNLRKERARAQEGLDFAHIRGSDITEAHLDRFYEFYLDTGSRKWGSPYLNRETFSLLRERMADDMLFVFAMEDGEAIAGALNMIGSDTLYGRYWGTLDPRPMLHFETCYYQAIDYAIANKLAVVEAGAQGGHKLARGYVPVLTYSAHWIAHPGLRDAVADYLERERAAVAHDQDYLNERTPFKKGD, from the coding sequence ATGGACGAAACGACTTTCCGCATCGACATCGCCACCGGGCTCTCGGAAGTCGATCCGGACGAATGGAATGCCGTTGCCAACCCGCCGGGTATCCGCCGGGATCCATTCCTGAGCTGGGAGTTTCTCGAAGCACTGGAAAGCTCGGGCGCCGCAACCCCCGACACAGGCTGGATTCCGCGGCACATTCTTGTGAGAGATGTAAATGACGTGCTGCGTGGCGCCATGCCTCTCTATGGCAAGACGCATTCCCGCGGCGAATTCGTCTTCGATCATTCCTGGGCCGATGCCTTTGAGCGTGCGGGCGGGTCCTACTACCCGAAACTCCTCAGCGCAGTGCCATTCACACCCGTCACCGGCCGCCGGCGACTGACTTCACCCGGACCGGACGAAGCCAGGATCAGGGCGCTTCTGCTGAGCGCCGCTGTCAGCTTCGCCGAACAGAACAAGCTCTCTTCCCTGCACATAAATTTCCTCGAAGAAGAGGAATCGCAATCCCTGATGCTTAACGGGATGCTGTGCCGGACAGACCAGCAGTTTCACTGGCTAAATCGTGATTATGACAGCTTCGACGATTTCCTGGCTGAACTGTCGTCATCAAAGCGCAAGAACCTGCGGAAGGAACGCGCAAGGGCACAGGAAGGGCTCGACTTCGCTCACATCAGAGGCAGCGACATCACCGAAGCGCATCTCGATCGCTTCTACGAATTCTACCTGGACACCGGCAGCCGCAAATGGGGCTCTCCATATCTCAATCGCGAGACCTTCTCGCTTCTGCGGGAACGCATGGCGGACGACATGCTGTTCGTTTTCGCCATGGAAGACGGCGAAGCAATTGCCGGCGCCCTGAACATGATCGGGTCTGATACGCTCTATGGCCGTTACTGGGGCACACTCGACCCGCGCCCGATGTTGCATTTTGAAACCTGCTATTATCAGGCGATCGACTATGCCATCGCCAACAAGCTGGCCGTGGTAGAAGCCGGTGCGCAGGGCGGACACAAACTGGCGCGGGGATATGTCCCCGTACTGACTTATTCCGCTCACTGGATCGCGCATCCCGGCCTGCGGGATGCCGTCGCGGACTATCTCGAACGCGAACGCGCCGCGGTGGCGCACGATCAGGACTACCTGAACGAGCGAACGCCGTTTAAGAAGGGCGATTAG
- a CDS encoding HIT family protein: MTLHDSYDPNNIFAKIIKGEMPSIKVYEDDVALAFMDVFPQSEGHTLVIPKLVQARNFLDMPSDFLGQYMLKVQKVARAVEKALTPDGLMVSQFNGAPAGQTVYHLHFHIIPRWEDKPLGRHAEGGMAKPEDLEPLAEKIRAAL; encoded by the coding sequence ATGACCCTCCACGACTCTTACGACCCGAACAATATTTTTGCGAAAATCATCAAAGGCGAAATGCCAAGCATCAAAGTGTATGAGGATGATGTGGCCCTCGCCTTCATGGATGTCTTTCCTCAAAGCGAAGGACATACGCTGGTCATTCCGAAGCTGGTTCAGGCCCGGAACTTCCTCGACATGCCGTCAGACTTTCTTGGTCAGTACATGCTGAAGGTGCAGAAAGTCGCCCGCGCTGTCGAGAAAGCCCTGACGCCGGACGGCCTGATGGTCAGCCAGTTCAATGGCGCTCCAGCCGGACAGACTGTCTATCACCTGCACTTCCACATCATCCCGCGCTGGGAAGACAAGCCCCTCGGCCGCCACGCCGAAGGCGGCATGGCGAAACCGGAAGACCTTGAACCGCTCGCGGAAAAGATTCGCGCGGCGCTCTGA
- the gatB gene encoding Asp-tRNA(Asn)/Glu-tRNA(Gln) amidotransferase subunit GatB: MSVRTPYTIKGETGDWELVMGLEVHAQVSSNAKLFSGAATAFGADPNCNVSLVDAAMPGMLPVINRFCVEQAIRTGLGLKAQINHYSRFDRKNYFYPDLPQGYQISQFAHPIVGEGEIEVDVEPAHGGEAYTFPCRIERLHLEQDAGKSIHDMDPNSTYVDLNRSGVALMEIVSRPDVRTPAEAAAYVKKLRAIVIALGTCDGDMEKGNLRADVNVSVCRPGQYEKYRETGDFGHLGTRCEIKNMNSFRFIQQAIEYEARRQIEIIEAGGKVDQETRLFDPNKGETRSMRSKEDAHDYRYFPDPDLLPLEVEEAWIEEIRSTLPELPDEKRARFEKDYGLSRYDAGVLTAEADKAAFFEEVAKGRDAKLAANWVTQELFGYLNKEDLELSESPVSAADLGGLIELISNDTISGKIAKDVFGRMINGEGKPADIVEKHGLKQVTDTGAIEKVVDEIIAANPDQVAQVKEKPKTMGWFVGQVMKASGGKANPKAVNDILKAKLGL; the protein is encoded by the coding sequence ATGTCTGTACGCACCCCCTATACGATCAAGGGCGAAACGGGTGACTGGGAGCTGGTCATGGGCCTCGAAGTCCATGCCCAGGTGTCATCCAATGCGAAGCTGTTCTCCGGGGCGGCCACAGCGTTCGGTGCCGATCCGAACTGCAATGTTTCCCTCGTCGATGCGGCCATGCCCGGCATGCTGCCCGTCATCAACCGGTTCTGCGTGGAGCAGGCGATCCGGACAGGCCTGGGCCTGAAGGCGCAGATCAATCATTACAGCCGGTTCGACCGAAAGAACTATTTCTATCCTGACCTGCCGCAGGGCTATCAGATCAGCCAGTTCGCGCACCCGATTGTCGGGGAAGGCGAGATCGAGGTGGATGTGGAGCCCGCGCATGGCGGCGAGGCTTATACCTTCCCGTGCCGGATCGAGCGCCTGCACCTGGAACAGGATGCCGGCAAATCCATTCACGACATGGATCCGAACTCCACCTATGTGGACCTGAACCGGTCCGGTGTGGCGCTGATGGAGATCGTCTCCCGTCCGGACGTTCGCACCCCGGCCGAGGCCGCTGCCTATGTGAAGAAGCTGCGGGCCATCGTGATCGCGCTGGGCACCTGCGATGGCGATATGGAGAAGGGCAACCTGCGCGCCGATGTGAACGTTTCCGTCTGCCGCCCGGGCCAGTACGAGAAATACCGTGAGACGGGCGACTTCGGGCATCTGGGTACGCGTTGCGAGATCAAGAACATGAACTCGTTCCGCTTCATCCAGCAGGCCATCGAATATGAAGCCCGCCGCCAGATCGAGATCATCGAAGCCGGTGGCAAGGTGGATCAGGAGACCCGTCTGTTCGATCCGAACAAGGGTGAGACCCGGTCCATGCGCTCCAAGGAAGACGCGCACGATTACCGCTATTTCCCGGACCCGGACCTTCTGCCGCTGGAAGTGGAAGAGGCCTGGATCGAGGAAATCCGTTCGACTCTTCCGGAACTGCCGGATGAAAAGCGTGCGCGTTTTGAAAAAGACTATGGCCTCTCGCGTTATGATGCAGGTGTTCTGACTGCGGAGGCCGACAAGGCTGCCTTCTTCGAGGAGGTCGCCAAAGGACGCGATGCGAAGCTCGCCGCCAACTGGGTGACGCAGGAACTGTTCGGTTATCTCAACAAGGAAGACCTGGAGCTTTCCGAGAGCCCGGTGTCTGCGGCAGATCTCGGCGGCCTGATCGAGCTGATCTCGAACGACACGATCAGCGGCAAGATCGCCAAGGACGTCTTTGGGCGGATGATCAACGGTGAGGGCAAGCCGGCCGATATTGTTGAAAAACACGGTCTGAAGCAGGTGACAGACACAGGCGCCATTGAGAAGGTCGTCGACGAGATCATCGCGGCAAACCCGGATCAGGTCGCTCAGGTCAAGGAAAAGCCGAAGACCATGGGATGGTTCGTCGGCCAGGTGATGAAGGCTTCGGGCGGCAAGGCCAACCCGAAAGCCGTCAACGATATCCTTAAAGCAAAGCTCGGCCTGTAA
- the gatA gene encoding Asp-tRNA(Asn)/Glu-tRNA(Gln) amidotransferase subunit GatA encodes MTDLTKLTLADALDGLKAKKFSSREITQDFIQSIEASRVINAYVVETPEKALEMANLADARLAKGEGGKLEGAPLGVKDLYCTKGVRTTACSNILGEFTPTYESTVTQNLWDEGAVMLGKLNMDEFAMGSSNETSRFGPPINPWRRQGDNAGLTPGGSSGGSAAAVSGDLCLAATASDTGGSIRQPAAFTGTVGIKPTYGRASRWGMVAFASSLDQAGPIAKTVEDSAILLDVMCSHDPKDSTSLKADQPDWRAEVSKGVKGMRIGIPKEYRMDGMSEEIDALWNKGIEWLKAAGAEIVDISLPHTKYALPAYYIVAPAEASSNLARYDGMRYGARVDGENLTATYEATRADGFGREVQRRLMIGTYVLSSGYYDAYYLRAQKVRTKILHDFVDAFESCDAILTPTCPSAAFAFGEKSGDPVEMYLNDVFTVTTNLAGLPGISVPAGLSSDGLPLGLQVIGKALDESACFRVGGELERAAGFVARPEKWW; translated from the coding sequence ATGACCGATCTGACGAAACTGACCCTTGCGGACGCTCTGGACGGGCTGAAAGCGAAGAAGTTTTCGTCCCGGGAAATCACGCAGGACTTCATCCAGAGCATCGAGGCTTCTCGTGTTATCAACGCTTATGTCGTTGAAACGCCAGAAAAAGCGCTCGAAATGGCTAACTTGGCCGACGCCCGCCTCGCCAAGGGGGAGGGCGGCAAGCTGGAAGGCGCACCGCTCGGCGTGAAGGACCTCTATTGTACCAAAGGCGTCCGCACGACGGCCTGCAGCAATATCCTGGGTGAGTTTACGCCGACCTATGAATCTACCGTCACGCAGAACCTGTGGGACGAAGGTGCAGTTATGCTGGGCAAGCTCAACATGGATGAGTTCGCGATGGGCTCTTCCAACGAGACGTCCAGGTTCGGGCCGCCGATCAACCCATGGCGCCGTCAGGGCGACAATGCCGGACTGACGCCGGGCGGATCGTCCGGTGGATCAGCCGCGGCGGTTTCCGGGGACCTGTGCCTGGCCGCGACCGCTTCCGATACCGGCGGCTCTATCCGCCAGCCTGCCGCTTTCACAGGCACCGTCGGCATCAAGCCGACTTATGGCCGAGCGAGTCGTTGGGGCATGGTGGCTTTTGCTTCTTCGCTGGATCAGGCCGGACCGATCGCAAAGACCGTGGAAGACTCCGCGATCCTGCTCGACGTCATGTGCAGCCATGATCCGAAGGACTCAACGTCTCTCAAGGCAGACCAGCCGGATTGGCGGGCCGAGGTCTCGAAAGGCGTGAAAGGTATGCGCATCGGTATTCCAAAAGAGTACCGCATGGATGGCATGTCGGAAGAGATCGATGCGCTCTGGAACAAGGGCATTGAATGGCTGAAAGCTGCCGGTGCCGAGATTGTCGACATCAGCCTGCCGCACACGAAATACGCCCTGCCGGCCTATTATATCGTCGCGCCGGCGGAAGCCTCATCCAACCTCGCGCGCTATGACGGCATGCGCTACGGCGCGCGTGTGGATGGTGAGAACCTGACAGCCACTTACGAAGCCACCCGCGCAGACGGGTTCGGCCGGGAAGTTCAGCGCCGTCTGATGATCGGCACATATGTGCTGTCATCCGGTTACTACGATGCGTATTACCTGCGTGCGCAGAAGGTGCGGACCAAGATCCTGCATGACTTCGTCGATGCATTTGAAAGCTGCGATGCGATCCTGACGCCGACCTGTCCATCGGCAGCCTTTGCCTTCGGTGAGAAGAGCGGCGATCCGGTGGAAATGTACCTCAACGATGTGTTCACGGTGACGACCAACCTCGCTGGCCTGCCGGGTATTTCCGTGCCGGCCGGCCTGTCGTCCGATGGTCTGCCCCTGGGCCTGCAGGTGATCGGCAAGGCGTTGGACGAGTCGGCCTGTTTCCGCGTCGGCGGTGAGTTAGAACGTGCAGCCGGTTTCGTGGCCAGACCGGAGAAGTGGTGGTAG
- a CDS encoding DUF6491 family protein produces the protein MRLSLVLFTAMIAVTGCASTAGTEPKAKGVEKYADDPRLGEEVDRICFASNIDSFGDNTRDTFTVREGRDYFLIEIFGSCPPLQHAMTMRMDSAMNCLTSGDHVIVSDSLTTSSSTPFSKARCMVKSIYKWDPKAGEADTEEATETKSDDAGTPETES, from the coding sequence ATGCGCCTGAGCTTGGTCCTTTTCACAGCAATGATTGCCGTCACCGGCTGCGCCTCAACGGCCGGCACCGAACCGAAGGCGAAAGGCGTAGAGAAATACGCCGACGACCCGCGTCTGGGCGAGGAAGTCGACCGGATCTGCTTTGCGAGCAACATCGACAGTTTTGGTGACAACACGCGCGACACCTTTACCGTCCGGGAAGGCCGCGACTACTTCCTGATCGAGATATTCGGCTCATGCCCGCCGCTCCAGCATGCAATGACCATGCGAATGGACTCGGCCATGAACTGCCTGACCTCCGGTGATCATGTGATTGTGTCGGACTCGCTGACGACCAGCAGCAGCACCCCCTTCAGCAAGGCACGTTGTATGGTGAAATCCATCTACAAATGGGATCCGAAAGCTGGTGAGGCCGACACAGAGGAAGCCACGGAAACGAAATCTGACGACGCAGGCACACCGGAAACAGAATCCTGA
- a CDS encoding SET domain-containing protein-lysine N-methyltransferase, translating into MLPDNSSSLVEVKQSPLHGRGLYAVKKIPAGTKIGTWPVLILNEEDTDRIRHTRLYHYVFFVDETSDGRMRTAVAFGAIAMCNHSTEANAVFDVTSKEATVTLSAMRDIEAGEEILIDYGDFASEAV; encoded by the coding sequence ATGCTCCCGGATAATTCGTCCTCGCTGGTCGAGGTAAAACAATCGCCTCTGCATGGCCGCGGCTTGTACGCAGTCAAAAAGATTCCAGCGGGAACAAAGATCGGCACCTGGCCGGTACTCATCCTCAACGAAGAAGATACGGATCGGATCCGGCATACCCGCCTCTATCATTACGTCTTCTTCGTCGACGAGACGTCAGACGGCCGGATGCGCACAGCAGTTGCGTTTGGCGCTATCGCCATGTGCAATCACAGCACAGAAGCAAATGCTGTATTTGATGTGACTTCGAAGGAGGCCACCGTCACCCTGTCCGCCATGCGGGATATTGAAGCCGGCGAAGAAATCCTGATCGACTACGGAGATTTCGCCTCTGAAGCCGTCTGA
- the gatC gene encoding Asp-tRNA(Asn)/Glu-tRNA(Gln) amidotransferase subunit GatC: MSVTKDDVRKVARLSRIAVDEAHLEELAGELNGILGWIDQLNEVDIDGVEPMTSVVETKLPMREDVVTDGNIPDQVLANAPRTEDGFFVVPKSVE, from the coding sequence ATGAGTGTCACGAAGGACGATGTTCGCAAGGTTGCGCGCCTGTCGCGGATCGCGGTCGACGAGGCGCATCTGGAAGAACTGGCCGGTGAACTGAACGGCATTCTCGGCTGGATCGACCAGCTGAACGAAGTCGACATCGACGGTGTGGAGCCGATGACTTCGGTGGTCGAAACCAAACTGCCGATGCGCGAAGATGTCGTGACAGATGGCAACATTCCCGATCAGGTGCTGGCCAATGCTCCCCGTACCGAAGACGGCTTCTTCGTGGTTCCGAAATCTGTGGAGTAG
- the ruvX gene encoding Holliday junction resolvase RuvX, which yields MPVVDVADFPSAGPLLGLDPGTKTIGVASCDALRMIASPVETIPKGRKLPPVLERLFALYDERNAVGLVLGLPLNMDGSEGPRAQSIRALAWNILKYRDVPILLQDERLSTAEAEWAMLEADLSRKRRAERIDASAAAIILKSALERLERGA from the coding sequence ATGCCAGTCGTTGATGTCGCCGATTTCCCTTCTGCCGGTCCCCTGCTCGGGCTCGACCCCGGGACGAAGACAATCGGCGTCGCGTCCTGCGACGCCCTGCGCATGATCGCCAGTCCGGTAGAAACCATTCCCAAGGGCCGGAAACTCCCGCCCGTGCTGGAGCGCCTGTTCGCGCTTTATGATGAGCGGAACGCTGTCGGGCTGGTTCTTGGCCTTCCCCTCAACATGGATGGTAGCGAAGGCCCTCGCGCGCAGTCTATCCGCGCGCTCGCCTGGAACATCCTGAAATACCGCGATGTGCCGATCCTGCTGCAGGATGAGCGCCTTTCTACAGCTGAAGCCGAATGGGCGATGTTGGAGGCCGACCTGTCCCGCAAACGCCGGGCCGAACGCATAGACGCATCGGCAGCCGCGATCATTCTCAAATCGGCGCTGGAACGGCTGGAGCGAGGCGCATGA
- a CDS encoding AEC family transporter: MSGFLYALLPVIAIVTLGHVLSVRKWIPTESWRAIERLSYVVLFPALIVRTLANAPFETAPWRLAGALILAQFALAGVGWLGRFLPGMPRPAVGSVIQSNVRWNTMIGLSIGSLLFGQDGLALVTIAAAAMIPTANVLSVYALIAHADRPHGPAPKPILALVRNPIVIACAAGLALAAANIELPELLDDSLGILGDAALALGLLSAGAGVDLSALRRAGPRTFSWSLVRLIGLPVFAVGFGLLLGLSGIPLTIAVICAATPTATSSYILARELGGDAPLAANLIAVETVLAMITMPLLYLAVMQLPSA, translated from the coding sequence ATGAGCGGATTTCTTTATGCCCTTCTGCCGGTCATTGCGATTGTCACGCTCGGTCATGTGCTCTCGGTCCGCAAATGGATTCCGACCGAGAGCTGGCGCGCCATTGAGCGGCTGTCTTATGTTGTCCTGTTCCCGGCTCTCATCGTCCGGACTCTCGCCAACGCCCCGTTTGAAACAGCTCCCTGGCGCCTGGCTGGCGCTTTGATCCTGGCACAGTTTGCCCTCGCGGGGGTCGGCTGGCTTGGGCGCTTCCTGCCGGGCATGCCACGGCCGGCGGTTGGGTCGGTCATCCAGTCGAATGTCCGGTGGAACACGATGATTGGCCTCTCGATTGGCAGCCTTCTGTTCGGACAGGACGGCCTTGCGCTGGTTACCATCGCCGCCGCCGCCATGATTCCGACAGCCAATGTCCTGTCGGTGTATGCGTTGATCGCCCATGCCGACCGCCCGCACGGCCCTGCGCCCAAGCCGATTCTGGCCCTTGTCCGCAATCCGATCGTGATTGCCTGTGCAGCAGGACTTGCGCTGGCAGCAGCAAACATCGAGTTGCCGGAGCTTCTCGACGACAGTCTCGGTATTCTGGGTGACGCGGCCCTCGCACTCGGGCTGCTGTCAGCGGGCGCTGGCGTGGATTTGTCCGCCCTGCGCCGGGCCGGGCCGCGAACCTTCTCCTGGTCACTCGTCAGGCTCATCGGACTGCCTGTTTTTGCCGTGGGATTCGGCCTGTTGCTTGGCCTGTCTGGCATTCCCCTGACCATCGCCGTGATCTGCGCTGCGACGCCGACCGCCACATCCTCCTACATTCTTGCCCGGGAACTTGGTGGAGACGCGCCGCTGGCCGCCAACCTGATCGCGGTCGAGACGGTCCTTGCCATGATCACGATGCCGCTTCTCTACCTCGCAGTGATGCAGCTTCCTTCGGCCTGA
- a CDS encoding aspartate carbamoyltransferase catalytic subunit translates to MNRAAYHYSFDHEHLLSIEGLSPLDITHILDLADRYAEATRAGIRPDPVLKGKVVVNLFFENSTRTMSSFEIAARRLGADVISMPVAASSVKKGETLIDTAMTLNAMKPDALIVRHSASGGPKLLSRKVDCAVINAGDGTHQHPTQGLLDTLTIRRTKGRIEGLKVVICGDIAHSRVARSTTQALHLMGAEVHLCAPHTLLPSGTETWGAASATTDFDKALKGADIVMMLRLQLERMDGAFLPSRREYFSYFGLTKDRLALAKPDATVMHPGPMNRGIEIESAIADGEQSVITEQVEMGVAVREAVLHLLAGGHA, encoded by the coding sequence ATGAACCGGGCGGCATATCACTACAGCTTCGATCACGAGCACCTGCTCAGTATTGAAGGGCTTTCTCCTCTCGATATTACCCACATTCTGGACCTTGCAGATCGCTACGCCGAAGCAACCCGCGCGGGTATCCGGCCGGATCCTGTGCTCAAGGGCAAGGTTGTGGTGAACCTGTTCTTCGAGAACTCCACCCGGACCATGAGCAGTTTCGAGATCGCCGCCCGCCGGCTCGGTGCGGACGTCATTTCGATGCCGGTTGCAGCCTCAAGCGTGAAGAAGGGCGAGACGCTCATCGACACGGCAATGACCCTCAATGCCATGAAACCGGACGCCCTGATCGTTCGGCATTCAGCATCTGGCGGGCCGAAACTCCTCTCCCGCAAGGTGGATTGCGCCGTCATCAATGCTGGCGATGGAACGCATCAACACCCGACACAGGGCCTGCTCGACACGCTGACCATCCGGCGCACCAAGGGACGGATTGAAGGCCTGAAAGTGGTTATCTGCGGTGACATTGCTCACTCCCGGGTGGCCCGGTCGACAACGCAAGCGCTTCACCTGATGGGCGCGGAAGTACACCTTTGCGCACCACATACACTCCTGCCCTCCGGCACCGAAACCTGGGGCGCAGCAAGCGCGACGACCGACTTCGACAAAGCCCTGAAAGGTGCAGACATCGTCATGATGCTGCGCCTGCAGCTGGAACGGATGGACGGCGCCTTCCTGCCGAGCCGCCGTGAATATTTCAGCTATTTCGGGCTGACAAAAGACCGGCTTGCCCTCGCTAAACCGGATGCGACGGTGATGCATCCCGGCCCGATGAACCGGGGAATCGAGATCGAAAGCGCAATTGCTGACGGCGAACAGTCCGTCATCACCGAACAAGTCGAAATGGGCGTCGCCGTTCGCGAAGCTGTGCTTCACCTTCTGGCGGGAGGGCACGCATGA